Proteins encoded in a region of the Fusarium falciforme chromosome 6, complete sequence genome:
- a CDS encoding Signal peptidase complex catalytic subunit SEC11, with product MLSSLGNPRQAAAQLMNFALILSTAFMMWKGLSVITDSPSPIVVVLSGSMEPAFQRGDLLFLWNRNLLRETEVGEVVVYNVKDKDIPIVHRVVRKFGNGDTAELLTKGDNNLSDDTELYAKGQDYLERKDIIGSVVGYMPFVGYVTILLSEHPWLKTVMLGIMGLLVVLQRE from the exons ATGCTTTCCAGTCTCGGAAACCCGCGGCAAGCTGCCGCGCAGCTCATGAACTTTGCGCTGATCCTGTCCACGGCCTTCATG ATGTGGAAGGGTCTCTCCGTCATCACCGACTCGCCGTCCCcgatcgtcgtcgtcctttcTGGTTCTATGGAGCCTGCGTTCCAGCGCGGTGATCTTCTCTTCCTGTGGAATCGAAACCTGTTGCGCGAGACTGAGGTTGGAGAGGTGGTGGTCTACAatgtcaaggacaaggatatCCCCATTGTGCACCGTGTAGTGCGCAAGTTTGGCAATGG CGACACGGCCGAGCTTCTCACAAAGGGCGACAACAACCTGTCGGACGATACCGAGCTGTACGCAAAGGGACAAGACTACCTGGAGCGCAAGGACATTATTGGCAGCGTAGTGGGATACATGCCGTTTGTTGGATACGTGACGATCCTCCTGTCGGAGCACCCTTGGCTCAAGACGGTGATGCTGGGCATCATGGGTCTCTTGGTGGTGCTGCAGAGAGAATAG